TCTCGCTGACAGCGGCAGTGGACAACGCGAGGTACTGGCAAGAACCCGACGGCGAAGACATTCTCGCCACGACGCCTGAGGTTCGCGCGGCGCTCGTGCGCGTAGCCGAAGCCATCACCGCGTCCTCCTCCGCAGCCTGGTGGGCCGATTCGATGGACGAAGGCGAGCAGTGGGAAGTCACCTTCACCGAAACAGCAGGCACAGGCACGACAAGAGCAACGAAGACCGCTCTTGAGACGCTCGAAGCGTGGCCCGCCCTGCAGATCGAGGAGGAACTTGCCGCGAGCCGCGACCGACCCATCAACCCCGAAGCTAACTGGAGCGGGACATGGTGGTCAAAACCGCCTACTGGGTTGCCCCGAACAACGCGTGCGCTCGAAGGACGGGGGCCCGTGGCCCTGTGGCTCGTCGAAGACGGACTCGGCTGGAAGGCAGCCACGGCCGAACGAATCCACCTCCCCGTCGACGCGCGAGTATACGAGATCGATGGGCCTGCAGCCTGGGCCGAGCTGTGCCGGCGCTACCCGATGGAAGTCACGGCATCCCGCCGACACGACTGGTACCGCACCACAGGTCGGAATAGTCGTTGGGTTATCCCTGACTGGGCGCAGGTCCAGCACGACCACGACGCGGTACATCTCACGGTCGGCGGCTACCTGACCACCGCAGGGCGCGCTATTCCAGTCGATGATGATCTTGCGACCGTGCTGGCTGGCTGGGACCCGGACCAGACCTACTGGCTCCGAGACCTCGCTCACGACACGTCAACTCGTCAAACATGGACATACGACAGGGACCGCGAGATCTGGCAGCTTGGAACGAGCCGGTAGGGACATCCGACCATTCGCCACTCTGCAAGCGGAAGCCGACTGAGGGTCCCCCCTCGCGACCGGCATCGCGTTTCCCAGCGATCTGGCCAACGAGTGCAGCCGCGGTCACTCCTTCGCGGGTTCAACTCCCCGGAAGGTGAACTCGTGGTTGTCGAGCCAGGTCCAGCGATCGATCGGCCAGGTGATCAGGATGGCACGGCCGACGACGTTGTCGTAGGGGACGAACCCGTTGCCGGGCTTGTCGGTGTTGAACCGGGAATCGGCGGAGGCGTACCGGTTGTCGCCGAGCACCCAGAGCGAGTCCTCCGGCACCGTCACCTCAAAGTCAGCCTCCGAGACTCGATCAGATCCGGCGAGAAGCACGACGTATGGCTCGTCGATCGGGACGCCATTGATGGTCACCTGACCGAACTCGTTACAGCAGGCGACAACATCTCCTGGCAGCCCGATGACACGCTTGATGAGGTGATCGTTGCTGTCGGGCGCCGACAGCCCGACGACGGAGAACAACCAGTCGAAGGCAGCGAGAACAGGGTTTTGCGGTTCGGGAACTCGCGGGTGGAGCCACTGGCCGGGGTCTTTGAACACCACTACGTCGCCACGCTGAAGCGGCATCAGGTCCGGGGTGAGCTGGTTGACGATGATCCGGTCGTTCTCGTGCAGGGTGTCCATCATCGACTCGGACGGAATATAGAACGACCGGACCAGGAAGATCTTGATCAAAAAGGAGATCAGGATCGCGGCGAGGAATATGACGACCACGTCACGGAGGAAGATCCCTACGCTCTTCCTGCGGCGCTCCATTGCCGAGGGAACGTGTGTCTGCTGAGTGTCAGTCATTCAACCTCGTTCCCCCCGTCTGGGACATCTGATGGTCGCTCGTCACCGGCGACATCAACCCTCGACCAACGAACGCGCTGAGCCACCGGGCGGACGAGAGCGCGCGATCCAAACGAGAAGGGCAAACGCGCATCCTCTTACCAACCTGCGCCGCTACACGCTGCCAGCTGAGTGCTCCGGGCTCACGAACACAATGATCACGGTCTGTGAGGGCGGGAGCTCGACTGCAGCGGGATCGATACGTTCAAGAGATGGCGCCCGCGTTGTGCCTGGCATCAAAGGTTCCTCCATCCGTGCCAATAGATTCGGAGCCCAAGGCCTCGCGAAGTTCCTGCTTTGCGCGTTGGTAGCGGCCACGGGCCGTCGATGCCGGAATGCCGATGAGAGCCGCGGCGTCCACGAGTGTGAGCCCGTCCCAGTGCACCAGCCGAATGAGTTCGGCGAGGTGCGGTTCCAACCGCTCGATCGCGTCCCTGACCTCGCCGCCGGTATCGGCTGGTTGCCCCACAGCATCGTGATGGACGGCCAACATCGACCGGAGACGGTCGGCGAGGCGCAGCCGTCGTAGTTCGCTCCGCTCAGCGTTCAGCAGCGTGTTCCGGGCGATCCCGTATAGCCACATCCTCGCCTTCTCCGGCTCGCCGGGGAGCAGGTGCTCACGCCGCCACGCGGTCGTCATCGTCTCCGCCAGCAGATCGGCGGCATCCGCACCATTCACGCGGCGCTGAAAATACTTGAGCAGGTCCGGTGCTACCGCGGTGAGGGCTTCAGAAAGCCGATCCGCGGGCTCACGACGAGAGGCGCGCGTCACGACTGGTCGTCCGAGCAGTGCATCTCACCCTCGGAGGAAAGCCCGACAGTGTCGAACCCTTGTCGCTCCAGTTCCTCGTAAACCACCAACCCGACAGCCCGTGCGACAGCGGTTTTATAGAAGAAATCGTCCCCAGGTGTCTCTCCGCCTCCGACCACGGTCATCTCAGCGGAGCGCATCTCCTCGAACGTGCCCTGGACGTCCGCCCTGTCGAGAATGTCAGCTTTACCGGCGAACTCCCGCGCGGCCGCTGCCGCCTCCGCATTTTTCCCAGCGAAGTTGCCGACCCGCAGCTCACAGTCCGTGCCGCTTGGCAGCGTGAAATGAACAATCCCATCCGGATTGCTCGCCCACGGTAAACCCCACTCATAGAACGTGGCAGCGGCGGCCGCACCCACGCCACCGAGACCGATCACCGCGGCGACACCGAATACCGCGGCTCGCGACAGATGTCGAGGCCGACGACTCGGTAGCTCCCGCTTCGCCGTTGCCGCAATCCTCGCCATCTCGGCGTGAAGTTCGGGCGTCAGAACGGAGGTGTCCGGGGCGGATGCGTCAAGCCTGCGGTCGAACGCGTCAGACTCAGGTTCGGTGGTGTCGTTCATCGTGAACTCCTTCTAGGGCCGCATGCCCTTCACCTAAGACATGTCCGCCCGGAAGGAAAACGTCCACCGAACTATCGCATCAATTCGACTAATCTTCACTGCGCATCGGCGAGTGAGTGGCAACCGGGGATGACGGTCATGGTGATTCGTCCAGATGGAAGGATCTTCGACAGCCGAATTTGGGTGTGCGAATGGGAGTCTTCGAGGGCACGCGTTATAAATTGCATTTCAGCGTGTGGAGCTAGCTCCACACAAGCTGGAGTTGTCGAGCTGAGGAGCACGATTCCGCTTTCGCTTCTGAACTCCAGCGAAGGGAAGCGATTTGGTGCCCGTTCAGGGTCCGGTTTAGGGCCGGCTGCAGGCGGCATACGATGGCCGGGGCGACCACTCCGTACATCCGCGAAATTCGGTGCCGCTACTACTGCACGGTGATTGGCGGATTCACCTCGCTGACCCCAGCGGGCAGGAAGAATGGGTGCCCGTATGCGTGGCGCAATCCCCGCAACTCGACGGACCCGTCTATGTTTGCCAGGCTCGAATCTAGTAAAGCTCTAGCGCTTCTCTCGGCCTCCTGATAAGCACGGGTTACGCGACGGAAGGTGTTGTTCTTGGCGCTCCCACCCTGATCCTCGGCGCAAGGTGCCCTCGCAGCAGTTCGTTTCGCCATTTCGTCAGCGTCCTGGTCTGCCGAATTGGAGACGCGATGAATAGGTGCTGACCGTTCCTATCTTCATGGACGCGATAAGTCGAGACTGGGGTACTCACGGATGACTGAATCGGAAGAACCGAGCAGGGGCCGCATCATCATGTTATGGCTCGGGACTGTTACGTTCGGGGTGAGCGGCGTCCTAAGCGGAATGGAATTGGCCCGGGATCCAGCGAACGATGGCGAATGGTTCGCGTTCATCCTTGTCACTCTCTGCTTTCTCCTCAGCCTGACAATCGCCATTCTCACCCAGCGTCGGCACAAAGACCCTTAGCGGAAGCTCTGGCCGTGCTGCCCGTTCAGGGTCCGTCTGCGGACCCGGCCCATGGGCAGCGCACGGTTTTCGTTGCTGTAGGACCGCTCACATGCATGGGTGGATGCGCCCTGCACTCGGATCTGCGGGGGGGCAATAGACGAACCCATCTCGATATAGCTAGAGTTCAGCCATGGATGAACTCGCGCGGGTCACTGCCGCGACTGTGGACGTGCTCCGTGTGCTCAGTGCAGGGGATGATGCCTGCTGGGGTCTTCGCGTGATCAAGGGGAGCGGACGACCTCCGGGCAGTGTGTACCCGATCTTGGAGCGTCTCGAACGTGCGGGGTGGGTGTCTTCGGCGTGGGAGGCCGAGAATGATCGGCCCGGCCCGCGCCGTCGTTTCTACAAACTCAGTGACGGTGGTGCAGTTGCGGCCCGAGCGGTGATCGCGCGGTTTGACGCGAAATCAAATGCTTCCTTTCGACCGACCGGCGCCCAGGCATGATTCGCCTAGCCGAGCAACTGGTTCTTCTGGCCTCCGCCACCCTTCGCGCGACGGCCCGTGCCCGCTATCGGGAACAGTGGATGGCCGACTTGCGCGATGCCGACGAGTTGGACATCCGCCGCTCCGGCATCGTTCTCGGAGCATTCAGCTTCGCCGCAGCCGCGGTCTCGCGTGAACTGCTGAACACGGAGATGAGTACCTCGCGCAGTTGGAGGCAGGTCGGCATTGCGGCGTTGGTGGTTGCGGTTCCCCTGTTGCTCGGCGTTGTCTCCAACGACTTGGCCGGCGGATTCAAGGTCCTCCTCAGGGACAACTTCGACGTGTATCAGGTGCTGATGAACACGCCGCTGAACCTCGTGTTTCCGGTGTTGGTCGTTTTTCTGAGTTGCCTGCGCTTCTACCGGGAGATCGGTCACCGATATGTGTCCAATACGCGTGTGCGTGTTCGCGTAGGAAGCTACGTATTCGCCAAGTTCCTCCTTGCCAGTGGCACCAGTTTTGTCGTGTTCTTCCTGTTCGCGTTTGTCCCGTTTGTCGTCGCTTTCTACTTGTGGCCCGCGTTGGGGAACCCTTCCGTCAATCCGATCGTTTACAGTCTGACGACGAGCACAGCTCTGGCGGACAGCTTCGAGCGCACCACCTACAGTTCGCTGCTTGAGCACGGGACGATGACGTACGGCGTCGCGTACTCGGCGTGGGTCGGTTTCACCGCGAGCATCTACGCGAGTCTGGGGATAGCCGCATTGCTCGTGGTGAAGAATCGCGTGTTCGCGCTCGCTATCCCCTTCCTGGTCTACTTCGGCCAAACAGTCATCGCCGCGGTGATCGGGTACCCGCAGGCGGGGCTTGTGTACTCAACGTTCCCGTTCGGGCTCAGCCAAACCTCGATCCTGGCGGGGGCCGCGCCGACCCTGGTGTTGGCCGCCCTCACCGGAATCCTCTGTCTCGTCGTGCTCTGCCGGGTCCAACGCATCGAGAATCTCGCCTAAGTGGGCCGGCGCTGGCGTCACACGGTTCGATCGGCGTCGTTCGCACTTCTCATCACGCTGGGTGGGCTGGGGTATGGCGCCCGCCTACTGCCTGAGGCCGGCGAGCTTGCTGCGTCCCCGGGGGCCTGGGATCTGGCGCTGGAGGTGGCGACAGACCCGTACTTCATTACCTACGTGGTACTGACGGTGTGGCTGGTGCGACTGGTAGTTGCACGACCGGTTGCCGTGCCGGGCTTGATGCGGTTGGGCAGCTTCCGCCGATTGGCCGACGTGTCCTGCGCCGCCGCGGTTCCGCCAATCGGCGTGACCCTGGCTTCTCTGACCTTGGCATGGCTGATTGCCAGTGCCGCACTGGGGTTGCGGTGGTCGGGCGACCCCGTACCCGGAACCGCTGCCGCACGCCTTTCACTCGTCGGGATCTCGGCGCCTCTCGGGCTGCTCCTGCAGATCGCGCTCGTCGTCCTGTCGCTCATCACCATCCAGTTCCTATTCACCACGTTGTGGGTTGTCTTCCGGCGGCGCGCGGTGGAGATTCTGTCCGCGCTCGCCCTCTGGCTCTGGGCCAGTGCCGCAACGATGGGCGCAGTCCCGGAAGGGTCGCCACTGAACCTTGGCTACTTTCTCAACGCCTCCTTGAGCGCGACATCGGCGGAGGGAACACTGTCCACCGCGGCAAGCATCGCGGCCATCTGGATGTTCTGTGCTCTGGCGATCGGCGAGCAGGATAGGCGTGCGCGCGGGGGTGGCAGGCGATTCGATGTACCGGCGATCGTCTTCATGGCCGGGGTTGTGGGAGTACTGGCTGTCACGATCAACGGAATCAACCTGCACGATACATCGCTGTTTGACACGGTGTCGATCGCGTTCACCGGCAGCGGAGGCACGCTCCCGCAGTTCTTCGTCTCCTCGTTTATCTTCATCGGGTACGCCTACCTGTTCGGTGCCCGCTTATCGCAGCTGCGGGACGGCTGGGCGCAACTTCAGCTCCTCCGTCACGGTTCCACCACTCGATGGTGCGCTCGCCTTGCACTTGTCGAGTTACTGAAAGCCATCGCCTTCGTCACCGTGCTGCTTGGCCTGGCAACCCTCATCTACGTGCTGTGGGGAGGCCGCGAGTTCTCTCCGCCTGATGGAGGCTTCGCAGTGTGGGCTTATCAGTTCATGGTCAATGGGGTGCTGCAGCTTGCCGTGTACCTCGTCGCCGTCTTCGGAGCCACCTGGGTCACGCCAAGTCGGGCTGGTGCGCTGGTGATCTGCGCTCTCCTGATCATGCTCGCGTACCTGCAGAACACGCCCTCGCCCTGGCTGCCTGTCCAACTGTCTGGCATGGCTCTCGCGGTGGGCGGGTGGTCTCCCGTGCTCGCTGCCACCGGCACCCTGGCAGCGGCGTTGTGCGTACTCGTCGTGTCAATTCCTCCACTGCTTCATTGGCAAAAACTACGTTCGTGAAAGGTACAGAGATGACAGTCGTGTCGGTTCGTGGCGTCACCAAACGGTACAGAGGGACCGTCATCCTCGATGACGTTTCCTTCGACCTTGACCAGGGCAAGACATATGGTCTGGTCGGAGCAAATGGTTCGGGGAAATCTGTCCTGCTCAAGCTGCTCTGCGGATTCACTGTGCCAGACGCGGGCGAAATCTGGATTGATCCGCGCTACCTGTCAAAGAACCGCAGCTTCCCCGACAGGTTCGGCGTGACGATCAACGGCCCGGCTTACCTGCCGGGGTCAACCGCGCGACAGAACCTGCTCGACCTCGCCGCCATCCAGAAGCGGATCAGCCCAGACGACGTCGACGCGGCGCTACGGCGGATCGGCTTGCGTCCCGAGCTGAAGCAAAAGGTGCGTAGCTACTCCCTCGGGATGAAGCAGAAGCTCTCCCTAGCGCAGGCACTCATGGAAAACCCGGAAGTGCTGCTCCTCGACGAACCATTCAACGCCCTGGACGCAGACAGCGTACGCATCCTCCGCGGGATCCTTCGCGAGGAACAGGCCAAGGGCACAACGATCGTCTTCACCAGTCACAACCGGGAGGACATCGACGAGCTCAGCACCGAAATCCTCGAAATCAACGCCGGCCGAATCACCAGACGCCTCACCGGTTCGTCGCCGTTCGCCGCATGACCCGCGCGAACAAGCCGCCCGTTGAAGGTCCGATAATTCGGTTATCGTGCAGGGTGCGGGCGTTTTTCAACACATAGTCCCGAGCCCGGTTGCTTCAGTAATGACTGATGAAGAGGCGCCGGGCACCCGATTCCGACAGTAAGTTACGAAGATATTACAGGGTGGTCTAGTGACAAGCGCCATGAAAAATCCCACGATTCATTTGGTGATTTTCTCGCTCGCAAGCCTGGCGATTTGGATACCAATCATTTCATGGCTCGTCTCGCCGAGCCGGACCGTGTTGCTCGGCTCTCCAGGTCGGATTCTGTTGATACTCACCGTTGCGATTCAGCTCATAGCGCTTCTGCTCAGCTTTGTCTTTCGGGGAGTTGCGGCAACATGGGACGAGCGGCAGAATCGCGCCGCGAGTCGCGTTTTCGGTTGGATCGGGTATTCGGCGGCTCTGGCCTGGGCGTGGTGGGTGGCGATGTCGATGCTTGAGTTCAACGACGGGAAGTTCGTGGTTTTCGGTGTTCTTTGCCTGCTGTATCTGATACCGGCGATCGTCCCGGTCGCCAAGGTCAGTATTCGTGTCAGGGCTGCCCTCGTCGCCGCTTCGGTCACTCTGATCGCCTCGGGTATTTTGACGATCGAGCGGCTGTCGCCGATCTTGATCGCTCCGGCAACGGCTTATGTTGCCGCGATCCTCGTCAGCGGCATTTGCGCGACGTATGCGGGATCGTCCCATCTACGACACCGAACGGTGACACCCATCGAAGAATCGCGGCCAATCGAGAGCTGACCACCGTCGCTTCCCGCACCCCAACACCCACTTCACTGTTACCCCTTCGACGGACCCACCTGAGTCAGTCGCAGGCACAGTTGAAACGCCCTCGTCGGGTGTCGGCGTCCTGCCGGAGACAAATCACGGCCGGGGCGACCACTTCCTTCATCCGCGATCCCGCACGTAACATCGTCAGCATGCGCAGCAGCGCGGGAAGCTTCTCCTTCACCGTCGACGCCCTCGGCTCGACGATCCTGCTTACCGACAGCACCCAAGCCAGGGCATCTACGCCTACGACTCCCACCACCACAGCTGGGCAGGCGGCGAACAACCCGTGGCAGTATCGGCGGCTAGAAAGTCGCCGCGACCGGGTTGACGAAATTCGAGGCCCGGTACTGCGACCCGGCGATCGGCCGATTCACCCCGGCAAGTACTGACCGTTCCTATCATCGCGCACGCGATTAGCCGAGACTGGAGTACTCACGGATGACTGGATCGGAAGAACCGAACAGGGGCCGCATCATCATCGAGTGGCTCGCGATGGTTGTCTTCGGGGTGGGCAGTGTCCTCAGCGGAATTGAAGTGGCCAGGGAGCCAGCAAACGATGGCGAATGGTTCGCGTTCATCCTTGTAACTCTCGGCTTTCTCCTGAGCCTGACAATCGCGATTCTTACCCAGCGTCGACACCAGGATCCCTAGCGAAATGGCGGTGGCTGGCGGACTGATCTGCACTCTATTCGAGTAGCTGTCAACGAGAGGAGGAACGAGATGACGAAACCGTTTTGGCGGATCCCCTTCACGGGCGGCTATTGGAACGAGATCTGGGAGGGCCGACTGCTCTTGCTCGTGATGTCTCCGCTCTACCTGGCGGCGGCTATCCTGGCGATTCTGGTCGTGGTGAGCTTTGCGACACCCGCCGCCGGTGTCGTCGGGGTATTCGCGCTCACTATTGCGGCAATACCCGCCGGAGTGAGAGCAACGGCCGCGCGGCTACAGCCCGAGAAGTATGCTCAACCGAGCTCCGTCTTTCGGGCCTTTTGGTTGTGCGTGGGATGGGCTGCCGCCGTCGCAGTTGCGGTTGGTCTTGTATGCGCTTTCGGCGGCGCCATCAGCTACATACTGCCGTGGCTATTCCTGGTTGCGCTAGCTTCGACACCCCCACTGACGCTGTTGTACATTGCTGCTCGACGATCCTTAGGACACGCCTAGACGTTATGTCGGCGCCGCGTGGCGCCAGGAACCCGATTTTCCCGCAGTCGTCCGAGTCGAGATAACAATCGAGGCACTGGCCGTGCTGCCCCTTCAGGGTCGGACGACCGGGCTCAACACGCGATTCATTACCTCCTCAATGCTGGGCCGTGCTGCAAGCTGATCGAATGGGCGACAAGGCGATCTATGTTGAGATCGAGATCAAAGCCGCCGTCGATCGCGTGTGGGAACTCACCCAGGGCGTCGCTCAGCATCCGCGATGGGATCTTCGGTTCAGCACCATCACTCCGGCCGCGGAGCTTCCAACCGGCGGCTATCGATTCACCTACGAACGCCGGATGCCGCTTCACACCATCACGGGGACGGGCACCTCGCTAGGAGAGCGACAGCGACCGGACGGAACACGCACCTCGGCACTGAGGTTCGCGACGAACGACAAATTCTCGCCACTCGGAGCAGGCCGTGGCTACTGGCGGTACCTTCCGACAGCTGAGCGAACCACCTTCATTACCGGCTTCGATTACGACCCTGGGTGGGGGCGACTCGTGGACCGGTTGGTTATGCGTCGACTCATCGGATGGATGACGGCGTGGAGCTTCGACCGCCTGCGAATCTGGGCTGAAACGGGCACGCCGCCGGAGCGGTGGCCGCTGGTGTCCGTTCTCGCGTTTTGGCGACCGGACCGGCCCAAAGCGGCGCGATGCCGGCGAGCCCCGCGCCTCGGAAACGCGATGGCCCAAGCCCCGAGAACCCTGCACACCCTGGAAGCGCCATGACGTCGATTTTCCAGCACGCACTCGGCGATGACTTCGATCGATTGCATCCAATGCTGCAGCTCCGATTCGGGGTGGGGCTTGACGCCGGCTACGCAGCTATCGGTCGTGGCACGATGGCGCAGATCAGGCGCGGGCCATGGTGGACGATCCCCTTCCTGCGCATCGGGAAGATTCGCAACATCCTCATCCCCGATCTCGGCGAGAACGTGCCGTTCACGATCGAGAACTATCCCTACCTCGACCCATTCGGTCGTGAGACCGTCACGTTCGTGCGTGAATACCGGGTTCGCGACAGACCGAGCCGGTTCGACGCGACCATGGTCCTGAGCGACGGCAAGGTGCTCGACTACCTGGGCACCCACCAGCACCTGGCCGTCGACCT
This Salinibacterium sp. ZJ450 DNA region includes the following protein-coding sequences:
- a CDS encoding RNA polymerase sigma factor, producing the protein MTRASRREPADRLSEALTAVAPDLLKYFQRRVNGADAADLLAETMTTAWRREHLLPGEPEKARMWLYGIARNTLLNAERSELRRLRLADRLRSMLAVHHDAVGQPADTGGEVRDAIERLEPHLAELIRLVHWDGLTLVDAAALIGIPASTARGRYQRAKQELREALGSESIGTDGGTFDARHNAGAIS
- a CDS encoding DUF4166 domain-containing protein — encoded protein: MTSIFQHALGDDFDRLHPMLQLRFGVGLDAGYAAIGRGTMAQIRRGPWWTIPFLRIGKIRNILIPDLGENVPFTIENYPYLDPFGRETVTFVREYRVRDRPSRFDATMVLSDGKVLDYLGTHQHLAVDLDLSVEPDGSLRLCSGAQRFYEGPLAFRFPMLFSGRADLHESFDDSANVYRIRLEVRNRLFGFLFGYEGEFTCDFVPASDAPARLKPRRHERRA
- a CDS encoding PadR family transcriptional regulator, yielding MDELARVTAATVDVLRVLSAGDDACWGLRVIKGSGRPPGSVYPILERLERAGWVSSAWEAENDRPGPRRRFYKLSDGGAVAARAVIARFDAKSNASFRPTGAQA
- a CDS encoding SRPBCC family protein; the encoded protein is MGDKAIYVEIEIKAAVDRVWELTQGVAQHPRWDLRFSTITPAAELPTGGYRFTYERRMPLHTITGTGTSLGERQRPDGTRTSALRFATNDKFSPLGAGRGYWRYLPTAERTTFITGFDYDPGWGRLVDRLVMRRLIGWMTAWSFDRLRIWAETGTPPERWPLVSVLAFWRPDRPKAARCRRAPRLGNAMAQAPRTLHTLEAP
- a CDS encoding ABC transporter ATP-binding protein; translation: MTVVSVRGVTKRYRGTVILDDVSFDLDQGKTYGLVGANGSGKSVLLKLLCGFTVPDAGEIWIDPRYLSKNRSFPDRFGVTINGPAYLPGSTARQNLLDLAAIQKRISPDDVDAALRRIGLRPELKQKVRSYSLGMKQKLSLAQALMENPEVLLLDEPFNALDADSVRILRGILREEQAKGTTIVFTSHNREDIDELSTEILEINAGRITRRLTGSSPFAA
- the lepB gene encoding signal peptidase I, encoding MTDTQQTHVPSAMERRRKSVGIFLRDVVVIFLAAILISFLIKIFLVRSFYIPSESMMDTLHENDRIIVNQLTPDLMPLQRGDVVVFKDPGQWLHPRVPEPQNPVLAAFDWLFSVVGLSAPDSNDHLIKRVIGLPGDVVACCNEFGQVTINGVPIDEPYVVLLAGSDRVSEADFEVTVPEDSLWVLGDNRYASADSRFNTDKPGNGFVPYDNVVGRAILITWPIDRWTWLDNHEFTFRGVEPAKE